From Hippoglossus stenolepis isolate QCI-W04-F060 chromosome 6, HSTE1.2, whole genome shotgun sequence, a single genomic window includes:
- the b4galt5 gene encoding beta-1,4-galactosyltransferase 5, translating to MMPTHLRFRRRSFGLIFLFSLSTTALYFIYSAPGIVNEYVFMVQARGIQIRENVKYIGSQVLEQVVRGAYSVNGTDYSYDFNLSDSDPPPPTYLPEGFTYLPSEVCPDRLPSMKGRLQVNMSEVSLEEVERSLLEKEPSIALGGYWKPHDCLPRWKVAILVPFRNRHEHLPILLRHLVPVLQKQRLQFAFYVVEQGGTEPFNRAMLFNVGYKEAMKDLDWDCLVFHDVDHLMENDRNYYGCTGMPRHFAVKLDKYSYMLPYNEFFGGVSGMTAKQLKKINGFPNAFWGWGGEDDDLWNRVQFANFTVSRPRGEQGRYMSIPHHHRGEVQFLGRYSLLRHSKERQKVDGLNNLNYSPSLSRRPLYTNITVSLSRKLAPVAVY from the exons TGAATGAGTACGTGTTCATGGTCCAAGCCCGAGGGATCCAgatcagagaaaatgtgaaatacatCGGGTCACAGGTCCTGGAGCAGGTGGTGAGAGGGGCATACAGCGTCAATGGCACAG ATTATTCCTATGATTTCAACTTGAGCGATAGCGATCCTCCTCCCCCAACATACCTCCCTGAGGGCTTCACCTACCTCCCCTCTGAGGTTTGTCCTGACAGGCTTCCCTCCATGA agggCAGGTTGCAGGTGAACATGAGTGAGGTGTcgctggaggaggtggaaagaTCCTTGCTAGAGAAGGAGCCAAGCATTGCCCTAGGAGGCTACTGGAAGCCCCACGATTGTTTACCTCGCTGGAAG GTGGCAATCCTCGTCCCATTTAGAAACAGACACGAACACTTACCAATCCTCCTGAGACACCTGGTGCCAGTGCTGCAGAAACAGAGACTCCAGTTTGCCTTTTATGTCGTAGAGCAG GGGGGCACGGAGCCATTTAACCGAGCCATGTTGTTCAACGTGGGCTACAAGGAGGCTATGAAGGACCTGGACTGGGACTGTCTCGTCTTCCACGACGTGGACCACCTCATGGAGAACGACAGGAACTACTACGGCTGCACTGGCATGCCCCGTCACTTTGCGGTCAAGCTCGACAAGTACTCTTACAT GCTTCCATATAATGAGTTCTTCGGCGGTGTCAGTGGCATGACGGCGAAGCAGCTCAAGAAGATTAATGGATTTCCTAATGCGTTCTGGGGCTGGGGAGGAGAGGACGATGACCTCTGGAATAG GGTGCAGTTTGCCAATTTCACAGTAAGTAGACCGCGCGGAGAGCAGGGGCGCTACATGTCCATTCCACACCACCATCGCGGGGAAGTCCAGTTCCTAGGAAG gtaTAGTCTACTACGCCACTcaaaggagagacagaaagtggATGGTCTTAACAACCTAAACTACTCCCCCTCGTTGTCCAGGAGGCCTCTCTACACCAACATCACAGTCAGCTTGAGCAGAAAGCTTGCACCCGTAGCCGTCTACTGA
- the LOC118110787 gene encoding EMILIN-3, with protein sequence MRTELCQLAAQCFLLGVLLSVVDSKGTFYGGHVNPFYGNRYNLFKAGLNPHHLPNKPMTRHKNHCAYVVQKNITCTMQDGVSTYVKAEYTTKCIWGQKCPVVVYRTFYKPKYKVGFKSVTELEWRCCPGYSGEQCYDGPTSSPDAMIPPFKGAGLPHRPGVKGFPHGPRPPVDKRPGGGQLEPGKPFPGVPDHRPIPTGQLPGGGGTPNYGNRFGISGVTGERLDRMEEDLRRLTQGLDTLNGVVAGLEERLSTSLREDTKKILVSLLPSGHRLPDSPVGFGVIPDGTPDGLEGGEGFPGVGDLAGRVTEVSDELRAKAHILEEIQGMVLGHDGQLKRLLDGARGSPIPGPGSNAYLDEIVDTKMAGVRAEILDGFESRLSGLENHCNRKIGEVQEQCHLEHMDGQEQMQQNLDGRETGIREELGTLQAQIQGLTLTESCCGQVNSLSKRVLLLEESVKGLTESQRQLQTALTDQSIHVETLIETRLVDIEGRLNTTDGGPEGAGGLPGGLDGFKTMLEDKLKTLEERVFVAVEELSNATAPALLEGQVVPALETEIESVRRRVEGDLDGIQKQLIDLELLCTSSCSPSTPPAGGVSITEVEEDCEGMEKKMTGRLDSQSNQLNRLNNTIQNLLFRIAQEDSEGMVQGEITLLKVNINSVNRTLKGLKDSISFIASEVGHANSTWEQREHHIVNQVQGITKLVGHQASILGAGERRLAQLKGELVTLKRRLSGELQGCRSTAIEVQREVKDFDSRVSQVEGQCSSLGELAEQLERIRAELEKHSDSYLAEVNGTLAVHSEQLAELKGEVKDWVAKEAANQKEDQ encoded by the exons AAACCACTGTGCCTACGTGGTCCAGAAGAACATCACATGCACCATGCAGGATGGAGTGTCCACCTACGTGAAGGCCGAGTACACCACCAAGTGCATCTGGGGTCAGAAGTGTCCTGTTGTCgt GTACAGGACTTTCTACAAGCCAAAGTACAAGGTGGGTTTCAAATCCGTGACCGAGCTGGAGTGGAGGTGTTGTCCCGGCTACTCTGGAGAGCAGTGCTACGATGGACCCACATCATCGCCCGACGCCATGATACCACCTTTCAAGGGTGCTGGTTTGCCCCATCGTCCAGGGGTGAAGGGTTTCCCTCATGGGCCGAGACCTCCCGTGGACAAGAGACCTGGAGGAGGCCAGTTGGAGCCAGGCAAACCTTTTCCTGGTGTGCCTGACCACAGACCAATACCAACAGGACAACTGCCTGGTGGAGGCGGAACACCAAACTATG GAAACAGATTTGGGATTTCTGGTGTGACTGGTGAACGTTTGGATCGTATGGAGGAGGACCTGCGTCGCCTCACCCAGGGTCTGGACACGCTCAATGGGGTGGTGGCCGGCCTTGAGGAGCGGCTGAGCACATCCCTCCGAGAAGATACCAAGAAGATCCTGGTGTCTCTGCTGCCCAGCGGTCACCGCCTGCCTGACTCCCCCGTGGGATTTGGGGTGATCCCCGATGGGACCCCTGATGgactggagggaggagaaggctTCCCTGGAGTTGGAGACTTGGCAGGGAGAGTGACAGAAGTGAGCGACGAGCTGCGAGCCAAGGCTCACATCTTAGAGGAGATTCAG GGGATGGTCCTGGGGCATGATGGCCAGCTGAAGAGGCTGCTGGACGGGGCTAGAGGAAGTCCCATCCCGGGACCCGGCTCCAACGCTTACCTTGATGAGATCGTTGACACCAAGATGGCTGGCGTGCGGGCTGAGATCCTGGACGGCTTCGAGAGTCGTCTGAGCGGTCTGGAGAACCACTGCAACAGGAAGATCGGGGAGGTGCAGGAGCAGTGCCACCTGGAGCACATGGACGGACAGGAGCAGATGCAGCAGAATCTGGACGGAAGAGAGACGGGGATCAGGGAGGAGTTGGGCACCTTGCAGGCTCAGATCCAGGGTCTAACTCTGACGGAGAGCTGCTGTGGACAG gtaaacagtctgtcCAAGCGGGTGCTGCTCTTGGAGGAGTCAGTGAAAGGTCTGACTGAGTCTCAGCGTCAGCTCCAGACTGCCCTCACTGACCAGAGCATCCACGTGGAGACGCTGATCGAGACGCGCCTGGTGGACATAGAGGGTCGTCTGAACACCACAGACGGTGGACCTGAGGGAGCTGGGGGGCTCCCTGGTGGTCTGGATGGCTTCAAGACCATGCTGGAGGACAAGCTGAAGACCCTGGAGGAGAGGGTGTTCGTGGCCGTGGAGGAGCTGAGCAATGCCACAGCCCCTGCTCTCCTGGAGGGCCAGGTGGTCCCAGCGCTGGAGACGGAGATCGagtctgtgaggaggagagtggagggagacCTGGACGGCATTCAGAAGCAGCTGATAGACCTGGAGctcctctgcacctcctcctgctcgccCTCCACCCCGCCAGCAGGGGGTGTCAGCATCACCGAGGTGGAGGAGGATTGTGAGGGGATGGAGAAAAAGATGACAGGCCGCCTGGACTCCCAATCCAACCAGCTGAACCGCCTGAACAACACCATTCAGAACCTGCTCTTCAGGATTGCACAGGAGGACTCAGAGGGCATGGTCCAGGGCGAGATCACCCTGCTGAAGGTCAACATCAACTCGGTGAACCGCACGCTGAAGGGCCTGAAGGACTCTATTAGCTTCATTGCAAGTGAAGTGGGCCACGCCAACTCCACCTGGGAGCAGAGAGAGCACCACATAGTCAACCAGGTCCAGGGGATCACCAAACTTGTGGGCCACCAGGCCTCCATCCTGGGGGCCGGGGAGAGGCGGCTGGCCCAGCTGAAGGGAGAACTGGTGACTTTGAAGAGGCGGCTGTCCGGGGAGCTGCAGGGCTGCAGGAGCACGGCGATAGAAGTGCAGAGAGAGGTGAAGGACTTTGACAGCAGGGTGAGCCAGGTGGAGGGCCAGTGCAGCAGCCTGGGAGAGCTGGcggagcagctggagaggatCAGGGCGGAGCTGGAGAAACACTCGGACTCGTACCTGGCTGAGGTCAATGGGACCCTGGCCGTCCATTCAGAACAGCTAGCTGAGCTGAAAGGAGAGGTCAAAGACTGGGTGGCCAAGGAGGCAGCAAACCAAAAAGAAGACCAGTAG